CCGACTCGCGACAGCGGACCGTCACCACGTCAGGGGGACCACGTGAGACCACATGTAGACCAACGTCAGGCGCGGGTGCGCGAACTCGTGCGGGCACGGGGCAGCGTGCGCGTGGCGGAGCTGGCGCAGGAGCTCGGCATCTCCCCCGTCACCCTGCGGCGGGACATCGAGGCGATGGCGGCCCGGGGCGAGATCCACCGGATGCACGGGGTGATCAGCCGGGTGGAGGCGGGGCGCACGCCGGCCGCCGGGTCGGCGTCCGCGTCGGCGGTGGCCGCCTCGCCTGCCGGGAGCGGCGGTGAGGGCCTGGTGGTCGGGATGGTGGTTCCGACGACCGAGTACTACTACGCCGATGTCGTGCGCGGGGCCCGCGAGGCCGTCGAGGCGCGGGGCGCGCGGCTGACCGTGGGGCTGACCCGGTACCTGGCGGGCGAGGACCGGACGCAGGCGGACCGACTGCTGTCCACGGGCGCGGACGGGCTGCTGCTCACGCCGAACTGGGAGGCCGGGTCGCCCGGTCCCGGGGAGGGGGCCTGGACGGCGGAACTGCCCGTTCCCACGGTGCTGGTGGAGCGGTGGGCGCCGCCGGGGCACCCCGCGGCGGCCCTGGACCGGGTGGCCTCCGACCACGCGCACGGCGCGGCCCGGGCCGTACAGCACCTGGTGGAGCTGGGCCACCGGCGGATCGCCCTCGCCAGCCGGTCCACCCCGACCTCGGCCCGACTGCGGGCGGGGTACGAGGCCGCCGTGACCGCCCTCGGGCTGGATCCTGCGCCGGACTGGCCGGTGTCCGGACCGGGCCCGCTCTCGGAGGCGGACCTGTTCGCCCGGACGCTGGACTACCTGTGCGACGCGGTGGCGAAGGGCGGGGTGACCGCCGCTCTGATCCACAGCGACACCGACGCGATCATGTTGATCCCCCGGCTCCAGGCCCGGGGCGTGCGGGTGCCGGAGGACCTCGCCGTGATCACCTACGACGACGAGGTGGCCGGGATGGCCGACGTACCCCTGTCCGCGGTGGCCCCGGCCAAGCGCGAGGTGGGCGCGCGGGCGGCGGCGCTCCTGCTGGACCGGCTGACGGCCGGCGCCACGGAGGACACCCCTCGGCAGCACGTGGAACTGCTCCCGCTCCTGACCATCCGCGGCTGAAGAGCGCGGGCCCCCGTCCGCCCGGGCCGTCCGCGCCTAGCCTGGCCGGCCCGCCGCCAAGCGCTCCAGGTACTCCCGGCCCCGCGCGAGCTGTCCGGGCAGCTCGGCGGCATCGGGGTACCAGCGCTTCTCGTACTCCCAGCAGAGCCAGCCGCCGGGTGGCGCCGCCATCACCGCCTCGGCGAGCGGCAACACCCCGGCGCCGAGCGCCAGCGGGGTGAGCTCCTGCGCCGATGCCACGTCCTTGACCTGTACGTAGCCCAGGTGCGGGCCCAGCGTCCGCCGCGACTCGGCGGGGGATTCACCGCCCAGCCAGGTGTGCAGTACGTCCCACAGCGCGCCGGCGCCGGGATGCGCGACCGCGTCGAGGACACGGGCCGCCGCGGCGGCGGTGCGGTGGGAGTCGTGGGTCTCCAGCAGGATCCGCACGCCGTGCCGCTCGGCGAACGGCGAGGCGGCCAGCAGCCGGCGGACGGCATGGGCGTCGGCGGCCGCCTCGGGCTGGTCGCCACCGCCGGGGAAGACGCGGACGTACGGGGCTTCCAGGTCGGCGGCGAGCCTGACCAGGCCGCGCAGTTCGGCGAGGACCGGCTCGTCCTCGCCGGGGGCGGCCACCCGGGCGTATCCGGCGATCCCCAGGGCGGTGACGCCGGCGGCGGTCAGGGTCCGCAGTCCGGCGGCGCGTTCGGCGGTGGGGGTGCCGGGGTGGAGCGGCTCCTCGGGATGGGCGCGCAGTTCGAGGGCGTCGAACCCGTGGGACGCCGCGAGGGCGGCACTTCGGTCGAGGGGGGTGCCGGGCAGGCCGAGGGTGGAGAAGGCGTACTTCACCGGTCGGGCCCTTCCGCCGGGGGCGGCGCGGTGGAGGCGCGCACCATCAGCTCGGTGGCCAGGGTGGTGATCCCGCCCGGCGGCAGCGGTCTGTGTCCCGTGACCAGTTGGGCGGCGAGCACCCCGGCCTCGCGCAGGGGCACGCGGACGGTGGTGAGCGCGGGGGCGGTGTCGGCGCAGATCGGGAGGTCGTCGAAGCCCGCGACGGAGACGTCTTCGGGGATGCGCAGGCCCGCCTCGCGCAGGGCGGCGGCGACTCCGGTGGCGACGGTGTCGTTGGCCGCCGCGACGGCGGTGAAGCGCGCCCCGCGGCGCAGGAGTTCGCGGGTGGCGTCATACCCTGCGGCGCGCTCGAAGCCGGCGTGCACGGTGAGCTCGGCGCAGGCCGCGGCCAGGCCGGGGTCGTGCCGCAGCAGGGCCGCGTGGTGGCCGGCGAGCCGCTCACGGGTGGTGCTCAGACCCGGCGGCCCGGCGACGTAGGCAATCTTGCGGTGCCCGAGTGACAGCAGGTGCTCGGCGAGGCGGAAGGCGCCGCCGTGGTCGTCGAACATCACGGTGGCGACGGGCAGCCCGGCGGGCACGGGGAGCGGCGGTCGCCCGCAGAGGACGACGGGGGCTCCGTTGCCCGCAGCCCGTGCGATGCGCGCGGTGAGCGCCGCGGTGTGATCCGGGTCTTCGACCGCGCCGCCGGTGAGCACGAGGCCGCCCGCCCGCTGTCCCTCCAGCAGGGCGAGGTAGGCCAGCTCGGCCTCGGGGACGCCCTCGGTGTTGCAGACGAAGGCGAGACGGCGGGTGCCTCCCCTGCCGACGGGCGCCAGGGCGCTCTGCAGGGAGCCGGCCAGGATGCCGAAGAAGCTGTCGGCGACGTCGTGGACGAGGACTCCGACGAGGTCGGAGGTGGCGGCCGCGAGCGCGCGGGCGGGGCCGTTCACCACGTAGCCGAGCTCTTCGACCGCCTGTTCCACGCGGGTCCGGGTCCTACCGGCCACCGGGTATCCGCCGTTCAGTACGCGCGAGACCGTGGCGGGCGATACACCCGCGTGCACCGCGACCTCGGCGAGAGTCACCGCCATACCGCACCCCTCCTCTGTTGATCCCGGGCCATCGTCTCATCCGGTCCGCGGACCTCCATGGTCTCAGATCGAGAAAGCGCTTTCTATCACTCGTTCGAGTCTTGCGCGGCGAAGATTCCCCGCCCTAGCCTGGCGTGAGTGAAAGCGCTTTCTGTCATCGGGAGGGACATCGTGGAACGCAGGACGATCAAGATCGCCATGAACGGCGTCACCGGGCGCATGGGGTACCGGCAGCATCTCGTCCGGTCCCTGCTCGCCCTGCGCGAGCAGGGCGGCCTGGACCTGGGAGACGGCACCGTGCTGTGGCCGGAACCGGTGCTCATGGGACGCCGCGAGCCCGCTCTGCGGGCGATCGCCGAGCAGCACGGGCTGGAGCACGTGAGCACGGACCTGACGGCCGTACTGGCTGACCCCGAGGTCGAGATCTACTTCGACGCGCAGGTCACCGGAGCGCGCGAGCCGGCGGTGCGGCAGGCCATAGCGGCCGGCAAGCACGTCTACTGCGAGAAACCGACCGCTCTGAGCTTCGAGTCCTCACTGGAGCTGGCCCGGCTGGCCTCGGCCGCGGGGATCAAGCACGGCGTGGTCCAGGACAAGCTGTTCCTGCCGGGGCTGCTCAAGCTGAGGCGGCTGATCGAGGGCGGCTTCTTCGGCGAGATCCTCTCCGTCCGGGGGGAGTTCGGGTATTGGGTCTTCGAGGGTGACTGGCAGCCCGCCCAGCGGCCTTCCTGGAACTACCGCTCGCAGGACGGCGGAGGCATCGTCGCCGACATGTTCCCGCACTGGGAGTACCTGCTCCACGAGCTGTTCGGCCGGGTGGAGTCGGTGCAGGCACTGCACCGCACCCACATCGGCCACCGCTGGGACGAGGAGGGCAAGCCGTACGAGGCGACGGCGGACGACGCCGCTTACGGAATATTCGAGTTGGAGGGCGGGGTGGTCGCGCAGATCAACTCCTCCTGGGCGGTCCGGGTCAACCGTGACGAGCTGGTGGAGTTCCAGGTGGACGGCACGCACGGGTCGGCCGTCGCCGGTTTGCGCGGGTGCCGCGTCCAGCACCGCTCGACGACGCCGAAGCCGGTGTGGAACCCGGACCTGCCGCAGACCGAGGCCTTCCGTTCCCAGTGGCAGGAGGTTCCGGACAATGCCCCCGCCGACAACGGGTTCAAAGCCCAGTGGGAGCTCTTCCTGCGGCACGTCGTACTCGACGAGCCCTGGCAGTGGGATCTGCTGGCCGGGGCACGCGGGGTGCAGCTCGCCGATCTCGGGCTGCGGTCCTCGGCGGAGGGTCGGCGGCTGCCGGTCCCGGAGGTGACCCTGTGAGCATCCGGCTCCCCTCGGCGGACGGCGAGTACCGGCTCCACCGCCCGAACACCGCCCCGTTCACGCCCCTCGACTGCGGGCCGGCCCGTAGTCGTACCTTCTACTCGGCCGCGCACGTGGTGGCCGATCCGCTGGCCGCGTCGGCCGAGGCCGGACCCTCGGTCGACTGGGATGCCACGCTGGCCTTCCGGCACCGGCTGTGGGCGCAGGGGCTCGGGGTCGCCGAGGCGATGGACACCGCGCAGCGCGGGATGGGCCTGGACTGGCCGGCCGCTGCCGAGTTGATCCGCCGCTCGGCGGCGGAGGCCCGGGAGGCAGGCGGCCGGATCGTCTGCGGCGCGGGCACCGACCAGCTCCCCGCCGGCGGCACGCACTCCCTTGCCACGATCACCGCGGCGTACGAGGAACAGCTCGCGCACACCGAGGCGTGCGGAGCGGGGGCCGTCCTGATGGCCTCGCGGGCCCTGGCCACGGCGGCCCAAGGCCCGGAGGACTACCTGGAGGTTTACGGCGGCCTGCTCCGGCAGAGCGCGCGACCGGTCGTACTGCACTGGCTGGGGCCGATGTTCGATCCCGCGCTGGCCGGCTACTGGGGACACGACGACCTCGACGAGGCCACGGAGGTGTTCCTGAAGGTGATCGCCGAGTGCCCGGAGAAGGTGGACGGGATCAAGGTCTCGCTGCTGGACGCGGAGCGGGAGGTGGACATCCGGCGGCGACTGCCCGCCGGGGTGCGCTGCTACACGGGCGACGACTACCACTACCCGGAACTGATCGCCGGGGACGGGGAGCTGGCCAGCGACGCGCTGCTGGGGATCTTCGACCCGATCGCCCCGATCGCGGCGCGAGCCGCTCTCGCGCTCGACCGGGACGACGTCACGGGCTTCCGGGAGCTGCTGGATCCGACGGTCCCCCTCTCCAGACACCTCTTCGCCCCGCCGACCCGGTTCTACAAGACCGGTGTGGTCCTGCTCTCCTGGCTGGCCGGATACCAGGAGCACTTCACGATGGTGGGCGGGTGGCAGTCTGCCCGGTCCCTCCCCCACCTGGCGACCGCGTACGAACTGGCCGACGACCTTGGCCTGTTCCCCGATCCGGGGTTGGCCGAAGACCGGATGCGCCGGCTGCTCTCGGTGTACGGGGTGGAGTCGTGATCCCTTCCCCCGCACGGCTGAGCATCAATCAGGAGACGATCCGCCAGTGGTCGCTGCCCGAGCTGATCGCCGGTTGCACGGCGGCCGAGGTGGGTACGGTGGGGCTCTGGCGTGATCCGGTGCGCCGGCACGGTGTGCGGGAGACCGCGAAGCTGGTCGCCGGGGCGGGGCTGCGTGTCAGCTCTCTGTGCCGGGGTGGCTTCTTCACCGCCGGGGACCCGGCCGGCCGGGCCGCCGCGCTCGACGACAACCGCAGGGCCGTGGAGGAGGCGGCCGAACTGGGCGCCGACACACTGGTCCTGGTATCTGGCGGGCTACCCGGCGGCGACCGGGATCTGGTCGGAGCGCGCGGGCGGATCGCCGACATCCTCGGTGAACTGGCGCCGTGGGCGGCCGGGCACGGGGTACGGCTGGGCATCGAGCCGCTGCACCCGATGTACGCCTCGGACCGCTGCGTGGTGTCCACCCTCGGCCAGGCCCTCGACCTCGCCGAGCTCTTCCCCACGGAGCAGGTGGGGGTGGTGGTCGACTCCTACCACCTGTGGTGGGACGAGCGGCTCCCCGCGGATCTGCGCCGGGCCGGCGAGAGCGGGCGCATCGTGTCGGTCCAGGTGGCGGACTGGGTGACTCCGCTGCCGGAGGGCGTACTGCTGGGGCGCGGGCAGCTGGGCGACGGATCCATCGACCTGCGGGCCTTCCGGGAGCTGACCGACGCGGCGGGCTACCGGGGCCCGGTGGAGGTGGAGATATTCAACCCGGGGCTGTGGGCACGGGACGGCTCCGAGGTGTTGCGGGAGGTGATCGAGCGCTACCGCGAACACGTGGACTGAGGCCCGGGATTCGATCGACCGATATGAGAGCGAGGCCTAATTCTTGGTGGGCACCAGGCCGAAGTGGTCCTGCTGGTACTGGAAGAGCAGGCAGTCGTCTCCCTTCTCGCAACCGCTCAGGTGCGGCTTGTCGGCCGGAAGGTTGTAGTAGGAGCCGGCGGGGTACTGAACGCGCTTTCCGTCGATCTCCGCGTAGAACGTGCCCTTGAGTACGACCGTCGGAAGGTCTTGCTTGTGGAAATGCTCCGGGTTGTCCTTGCCGGCGGGGAAGGACACGAACGCCTCGTAGTGGCCGTTTCCGGCAAGGTCTCCCCGAACGTTCGCGTATTTCACCCCACCCGAGTCCGGAAGTTCCTTCCACTTATGGCCTACGGCGGGGAAGGAAAGGAACTCGGACTGGGCCTGCTTCCCGGGGTTCGCCGGCGCGGTCGAGGACGTCGATGCCGTAGTGGCCTTGACCTCCCCCGCCTCGGCACCGGAAGAGCAGGACGCCAGCAGGGCGACCGAAGCCATAGCTGCCAGAACTCCGGAAATCTTCCTCGCCTTGCCATGCATGATGTCTCCCTTTGTTTATTGATTCGCGCGCGCCCGCTTTTCACTTCCACGCAATGCGGGCGAGCGCCGGTTACGCCACTATCGTTCCCTCCGCGCCGACTGTCGGCAATGACGAAATTGCTGCACATCCGGACATCGATCATCTGTAATTCGGCGGGCACTCAGGCAGTGCTGCTCACCCACGCTGAGGTGGCGGGTCGGTGAAAGTGGGGCCCGAAGCGTGACATACCGTGCCCTCCATGGATCATGAGCACATAGCCGGGGCGGCCGGGGGCCGCGACGGTGCTGGTAGGCGGCGGTTCCTCGCGTTCGCGACGGGGGCTGCCACGGTGGCCGGGCTCGGGGCCGTATCCGGCTGCGCGGGCGGGGACGGCGGCGCCGAGGGACGGGGCGGGGACCGGCCCGGAGGGTCCGCGGCTCCGAGCGGGGAGCCGCCGGCGAGCGGGCCGCACGGCTTCGACGTCAAGGCCGAGAACGCCCGCCCGGGCAATGCCGACTGGCCGGTCACCAAGGCCGGCCCGGACCGCGCCATCGAGGGGTTCGCGGACAAGGTCAGCGTGCTGCCCGGTGAGTCGTTCGGGCTGTTCGTGTCGACCACCGAGCCCCGGTTCACCGTCTCCGCCTACCGGATGGGCTGGTACGGCGGGGCCCGGGCGCGGCTGGTGTGGCGTTCCGAAGCGCTGCCGGGGGCCCGGCAGCCCGAGCACACCGTGGACCCCGGCACCCGCATGGTCCGCACGCGGTGGGCCCGCGCCACCACGGTCGAGACCAAGGACTGGCCCGAGGGCTGCTACCTCCTCCGGCTCGACGCGCAGGGCGGCGAGGGCCAGCGTTTCGTACCGGTGACCGTCCGGTCGGCCGCGACGGCCGGCCGTACGGTGGTGGTCAACGCGGTGGCCACCTGGCAGGCCTACAACCGGTGGGGCGGCTACGGCAGTTACGACGGCCCCAGCGGCGGCTACGCCTCCCGTTCGCTGTCCGTGACCTTCGACCGGCCCTACGAGTACGACGACGGCGCGGGCCTGTTCCTGGTGTACGAGGCCCCGCTGATCGCGCTCGCCGAGCGCCTCGGCATCCCCCTGGCGTACGCGACCACCACGGACGTGGCACGGGAGAAGCGGCTGCTGGAAGGTGCGGCGGCGGTGCTGTCGCTCGGGCACGACGAGTACTGGTCGCCGGAGCAGCGGGCGCACGTCACGGCCGCGCGCGACGCGGGCACCAACCTCGCGGTCCTGGGCGCGAACTGCTGCTTCCGCCGGATCCGCCTCGAAGCCTCCGACCTGGGCCCGGACCGGACGCTGGTCTGTTACAAGTCCTCGTACGCGCAGGACCCGGCCTTCAAGCGGGGCCATCCGGCGACGGTCGATTTCCGGTCGGTGCCGGGCGCGGACCCGGAGAGTTCGCTCCTCGGCGTGATCTACGACGGTTATCCCGTGGACGCCCCGTACGTGGTGACGAACCCGGGCCACTGGCTGTTCGAGGGCACCGGTGCGAAGGCGGGCGACCGCTTCGAGCACCTGGTCGGGGTGGAGTACGACAAGGTGAACACCGGTTTCCCCACGCCCCGGCCGATCGAGATCCTGGCGCACTCCCCCGTGGTGTGCGACGGGCGGCCGAGCCATCAGGACACGGCGTACTACACGACGACCAGCGGGGCGGGGGTCTTCGCGACCGGGACGATGCGGTGGGTGGAGGCCCTGGACGCGACGGGCGACGGCCGTGACGGTCGGAACCACGGCCTGGACGCGCGCTCCGGGGCGCTGACGACCCTGGTGACGGAGAACCTGCTCCGGGTCTTCGCGGCGGGCCCGGCCGGCCGGACGCATCCGGCGCAGGACAACGTCAAGGCGGTGTACGGGGGTTCGTGAGGTCCGGTGGGGCGGGGTGGCCGTATGGCGGTGGACCACACCCGCACGGCGCGCTTAGGATCGTCATCACGGCATCGCGTGTCGGTCACCGACCGGGTGAGGCATGGAGGTGCCGTGGCGTGCCTTTCGGAGGCATTCACCCATGTCAGTCGAACTGAACCACACGATCATCCACTCCCGTGACAACCGGGAGTCCGCCGAATTCCTGGCGCACATCCTCGACCTCCGGGTCGGGACCGAGTGGGGACCCTTCATCCCCGTCGAAACCGCCAACGGCGTCACCCTGGACTTCGCGACCATCCCGGCCGAGTCCATCACCCCGCAGCACTACGCGTTCCTCCTCTCCGAGGAGGAGTTCGACGTGGCGTTCGAGAAGATCCGGTCGGCGGGCCTCACGTACTTCGCCGACCCGCACGGCAAGCTCCCCGGCGAGATCAACCACAACGACGGGGGCCGCGGGGTCTACTTCTTCGACCCGAACGGGCACGGGATGGAGCTCATCACGCGCCCGTACGGATATCAGGAGGACGCGGCCGAGTAGCGCCCCCGGCGCTCGCGCTCCCGCTCGCGATCCACCCTCACGCCAGGGTGACGTCGGCGAAGGGAAGGTAGACGATGTGGGGCGCGCCCGTGTCGGGGTGGACCTCGACACGGGCGCGGACCCCGTACACCTCGGCCAGCAGTTCCTCGGTGAGTACCTCGGCCGGCGGCCCGGAGGCCGCGACCCGGCCACCGGACAGCACGTACAACCGGTCACAGAAGGCGGCGGCGAGGTTGAGGTCGTGCAGGACGAGCAGGCTGGTGGCGGGCAGGTCCCGGACCAGGGTCAGGATCTCCAGCTGGTAGCGGATGTCCAGGTGGTTGGTCGGCTCGTCGAGGGCGAGCATGCCCGGTTCCTGAACGAGGGCCCGGGCCACCAGGGCGCGCTGGCGTTCGCCGCCCGAGAGTTCGTCGAAGCGGCGGTCGGCGAAGCGGGCCACGCCCACGGTCTCGAGGGCTTCGGCGATCCGGCGGGCGTCCAGCGGTCCGTCCTGTTCCCAGAAGCGTTTGTGCGGGCTGCGCCCCATGGCGACGACCTCGCGGACGGTCAGTCCGAACGTGCCGCTCGCGTCCTGCGGGACGACCGCCATCCGCCGTGCCCGCTCCTTGACGGTGAGCGCGCCCGCGTCGGCGCCGTCCAGCAGTACCCGGCCGGCGGTGGGCCGCAGGGTCCCGTAGACGCACCGGAGCAGGGTGGTCTTCCCGCTGCCGTTGGGGCCGACCACGCCGACGGTCTCACCGGGCCGGGCGGTGAGGTCGACGCGGTGCAGCAGTGTGTGCCCGTCGGTCTCGTAACGCAGGGCCTCGACCACGAGTTCCGTCATCCGGCGATCCCCTCGGTACGGCTGGAGCGTCTCAGCATCCACAGGAAGACCGGCCCGCCGACGAGCGCGGTCACCACGCCCACCGGTATCTCCTCGGGCGCGGCCGCGGTACGGGCGAGGAGATCGGCCAGGGTCAGGAACACCGCGCCGCCCAGTGCGGCCACCGGGAGCAGTACCCGGTGCCCGGCGCCGACGATCATCCGGGCCGCGTGCGGAACCATCAGCCCGACGAAACCGATCGCGCCGCTGTAGGCGACGAGCACGCCGATGACGAGGGAGGTCAGGACGAACACGGCGGCACGGAAGCGCCCGGTGTCCAGGCCCAGGGTGTGGGCGCCCTCGTCCCCGGCGAGCAGCAGGTCGAGCGGCCGCGCGAGGGCGACGAGCAGGCCGGTTCCCAGCAGCAGCGCGGCGGCGGGCAGGGCGAGTTCGTCCCAGCGGGCCCCGCCGAGGCCGCCGAGGGTCCAGAAGAGGACGGAGCGCAGCTGGTCGGGTTGCGCGGCGAGCACCAGGACCAGGCTGGTGAGGGCCGACAGGACGTACTGGACGGCGACCCCGGCGAGGATCAGACGGCCGGTGGTCATGGTGCCGCCGCGCCGCGCCATCGCGTAGACGGCGACGAGCGCGCCCATCGACCCGGCGAAGGCGGCGAGCGGGACACCCACGTCCACGCCCGCGCCGGCCCCGATGGCGGATCCGGCGCCGAAGACGATGACGAGGACGGCTCCCGCGGAGGCACCGGAGGAGGCGCCGAGCAGGAAGGGATCCGCGAGCTGGTTGCGTACGAGGGCCTGCAGCACGGTGCCCGCCACCGCGAGCCCGGCGCCGACGAGGGCGCCGAGGATCACCCGTGGCATCCGGACGTCCCAGACGATGGCGGAGAAGGCCCCGGCGGGCCGCTCCCCCGACAGCCCTCCGAGCACGATGTCGAGCACCCGGCCGGGCGCGATCCGTACGGGCCCCAGGGCCAGCCCCGCGACCGCCGCCGCAAGGAGCGCGGCAGCCAGCGCGCACAGCACGGCGGCCGTGCGCAGCCTCACGCGGCGTCGGGGTGGAGCTGGTGCCCCAAGGACTCGACGGCGTCGGCGACGCGCACGCCGAGTACGGCCGAGGACAATGGCAGCACGACGAACCGCCGGTTCTTGACGGCGGGAACCTCGGCGAGCGCCGGGTCGTTCAACAGGCGCTGCTTCTTGGCTTCGACGGTGGTGCCGCCGTAGTCGTAGATGAGGACGACCTCGGGCTTGCGCTCGATGACCTTCTCCCACGACACGTCGCCGAAGGTGTCCTTGAGGTCGGCGAAGACGTTCGTGCCGCCGGAGAGGGTGACGATCTCGTTGCCTATGCCGCCGCCTCCGGAGGTGGAGGCGGTCGCTTCGCCGGAGTCGTAGACGAAGACGGACGGCCGGGGCTTGTCCTTGACCCGGGCGGTCACGGCGCCGATGCGGCGTTCCTCGTCGGCGATCAGCACGGCGCCGCGCTCGGGCACGCCGAAGGTCCGGGCGACTTCGGTGATCTCGGTCTTGAGCTGGTCGAAACCGACGGTGCCGGGGGTGCAGTACTCCACGTTCAGGCGGGAGTTGATGCCGGCCTGGGCGAGCCCCGCGCGGTCGCGGCCCTGCGCCTTGTCGAAGGCGCTCGCATAGCCGCCGTACACGAAGTCGGGATCGGCGCCGAGCAGGGTCTCCTTGGAGGGGTACTCCTTGGCCAGCACCTTGATCTTGTCGTAGGCGGGCCGGTACGCGGGCAGCACGGCGTCGTCGAGATAGGCGGAACCGGCGATCCGGTCCTGGAGCCCGAGGGCGAGCAGGAGCTCGGTGGCGTGCTGGTTCATGGCGACGGCACGCCGGGGCGGGCTCTGGAAGGTGCTGGTCACACCGCAGTTGGTGACGGTGTACGGGAACCCGGGCGCGGCGGCCGCGCCTTGGGCCCGGTCGTCCCCGCCCTCCGCCGAACCGCCGCAGGCGGCCAGGGGCATCAGGAGCACCAACGGAAACATTGCACGCAAAACGGTGCGGGAACGCGACATGGCGAAGCCTCTCCGGGGGATCCGCGTCCCCTGGCCGACGTGAAGAAGGAGCAGAGGCGGTGCGTCAGTGTCTGACTCCCGGCCTCCCTCACGGAGATGGCCGGTCACAGTGGCGGGACCGCACCGGAATCGCACCGGTTTCCTGTCCTGCACCGCCTGGGGTATCGGGGCCCAGTCTGCCAGACGCAAACCGCTGCTCCCGCAAACGCCGAAGGCCCGCATCAGCAGCTGACTGCTGACGCGGGCCTCGGGTCGCTTCCGTTGCAGGGGCGGCAGGATTCGAACCTGCGACATCTGGTTTTGGAGACCAGCGCTCTGACCAGCTGAGCTACACCCCTTCGGCGAAACCAACCATGGCACGGCCGGCTGTGGAGATCCAACGAATTCCCGGGGTGTCCGAGCCCTGAGACACCCGGGCGGCCGCAGGTGGCGAGAGTCGGGGTCGGGGAGGATCGTGGGCAGGGTGATCCGCGGATCGGAAGGTTCCACCATGCCCCGGGGTCGAGGCCGAGGGCGCCTCCGGCTGCGGGCGGCCCTGGCCGCGCTGGCGTTCACCGTCCCCGTGCTGCTCGGGGCGGGACCCGGTGGTTCCGGGGAGACGATCCCGCTCGCCGGCCGGGAGCCCGGTGAGCGGCTCGACGTCACGCTGACGCAGGTGGTCGACCCCGCGAGCCCCGCCGACCCCGCCGGCCCCGCGGACGCGGCGGCCGCTCAGGTCGACGACCGGCTGGTCGCCGTCCGGTTCCGGCTGGAGAACACCGGCTCCGTCGTCTACGCGGACTCCCCCGTCTCCTGCGCTCACCTGCTCGACTCCACCGGGCGGCGGTTCGCCGCGCTCAACACCCCCACGACCGCCGGGGCGGCCTTCCCCGACACCGTCACGCTCGATCCCGGCGGCACGGCGGAGGGTTTCGTCACCTTCCACCTCCCGGACGACGCCGCCCTCGCAGCGGTGCAGTTCGCGCTGAACGGCGGTCTCGCGGACGATGTCGGCCAGTGGAGCCTCTCGTAGCGCTCCGAGCCGAGCACCGGGCACCCCGCGCACACCCGAGCGCCCGCGAGTTTCCGCCACCCCCTTGACCCGCCTGGTCCAGACCAATAGTTTCCGGCATGCACC
This genomic window from Streptomyces sp. NBC_01351 contains:
- a CDS encoding LacI family DNA-binding transcriptional regulator, producing MAVTLAEVAVHAGVSPATVSRVLNGGYPVAGRTRTRVEQAVEELGYVVNGPARALAAATSDLVGVLVHDVADSFFGILAGSLQSALAPVGRGGTRRLAFVCNTEGVPEAELAYLALLEGQRAGGLVLTGGAVEDPDHTAALTARIARAAGNGAPVVLCGRPPLPVPAGLPVATVMFDDHGGAFRLAEHLLSLGHRKIAYVAGPPGLSTTRERLAGHHAALLRHDPGLAAACAELTVHAGFERAAGYDATRELLRRGARFTAVAAANDTVATGVAAALREAGLRIPEDVSVAGFDDLPICADTAPALTTVRVPLREAGVLAAQLVTGHRPLPPGGITTLATELMVRASTAPPPAEGPDR
- a CDS encoding Gfo/Idh/MocA family protein, which translates into the protein MNGVTGRMGYRQHLVRSLLALREQGGLDLGDGTVLWPEPVLMGRREPALRAIAEQHGLEHVSTDLTAVLADPEVEIYFDAQVTGAREPAVRQAIAAGKHVYCEKPTALSFESSLELARLASAAGIKHGVVQDKLFLPGLLKLRRLIEGGFFGEILSVRGEFGYWVFEGDWQPAQRPSWNYRSQDGGGIVADMFPHWEYLLHELFGRVESVQALHRTHIGHRWDEEGKPYEATADDAAYGIFELEGGVVAQINSSWAVRVNRDELVEFQVDGTHGSAVAGLRGCRVQHRSTTPKPVWNPDLPQTEAFRSQWQEVPDNAPADNGFKAQWELFLRHVVLDEPWQWDLLAGARGVQLADLGLRSSAEGRRLPVPEVTL
- a CDS encoding dihydrodipicolinate synthase family protein; the protein is MSIRLPSADGEYRLHRPNTAPFTPLDCGPARSRTFYSAAHVVADPLAASAEAGPSVDWDATLAFRHRLWAQGLGVAEAMDTAQRGMGLDWPAAAELIRRSAAEAREAGGRIVCGAGTDQLPAGGTHSLATITAAYEEQLAHTEACGAGAVLMASRALATAAQGPEDYLEVYGGLLRQSARPVVLHWLGPMFDPALAGYWGHDDLDEATEVFLKVIAECPEKVDGIKVSLLDAEREVDIRRRLPAGVRCYTGDDYHYPELIAGDGELASDALLGIFDPIAPIAARAALALDRDDVTGFRELLDPTVPLSRHLFAPPTRFYKTGVVLLSWLAGYQEHFTMVGGWQSARSLPHLATAYELADDLGLFPDPGLAEDRMRRLLSVYGVES
- a CDS encoding substrate-binding domain-containing protein, which encodes MRPHVDQRQARVRELVRARGSVRVAELAQELGISPVTLRRDIEAMAARGEIHRMHGVISRVEAGRTPAAGSASASAVAASPAGSGGEGLVVGMVVPTTEYYYADVVRGAREAVEARGARLTVGLTRYLAGEDRTQADRLLSTGADGLLLTPNWEAGSPGPGEGAWTAELPVPTVLVERWAPPGHPAAALDRVASDHAHGAARAVQHLVELGHRRIALASRSTPTSARLRAGYEAAVTALGLDPAPDWPVSGPGPLSEADLFARTLDYLCDAVAKGGVTAALIHSDTDAIMLIPRLQARGVRVPEDLAVITYDDEVAGMADVPLSAVAPAKREVGARAAALLLDRLTAGATEDTPRQHVELLPLLTIRG
- a CDS encoding sugar phosphate isomerase/epimerase family protein, whose amino-acid sequence is MIPSPARLSINQETIRQWSLPELIAGCTAAEVGTVGLWRDPVRRHGVRETAKLVAGAGLRVSSLCRGGFFTAGDPAGRAAALDDNRRAVEEAAELGADTLVLVSGGLPGGDRDLVGARGRIADILGELAPWAAGHGVRLGIEPLHPMYASDRCVVSTLGQALDLAELFPTEQVGVVVDSYHLWWDERLPADLRRAGESGRIVSVQVADWVTPLPEGVLLGRGQLGDGSIDLRAFRELTDAAGYRGPVEVEIFNPGLWARDGSEVLREVIERYREHVD
- a CDS encoding sugar phosphate isomerase/epimerase family protein, producing MKYAFSTLGLPGTPLDRSAALAASHGFDALELRAHPEEPLHPGTPTAERAAGLRTLTAAGVTALGIAGYARVAAPGEDEPVLAELRGLVRLAADLEAPYVRVFPGGGDQPEAAADAHAVRRLLAASPFAERHGVRILLETHDSHRTAAAAARVLDAVAHPGAGALWDVLHTWLGGESPAESRRTLGPHLGYVQVKDVASAQELTPLALGAGVLPLAEAVMAAPPGGWLCWEYEKRWYPDAAELPGQLARGREYLERLAAGRPG
- a CDS encoding cupin domain-containing protein, with translation MHGKARKISGVLAAMASVALLASCSSGAEAGEVKATTASTSSTAPANPGKQAQSEFLSFPAVGHKWKELPDSGGVKYANVRGDLAGNGHYEAFVSFPAGKDNPEHFHKQDLPTVVLKGTFYAEIDGKRVQYPAGSYYNLPADKPHLSGCEKGDDCLLFQYQQDHFGLVPTKN